A stretch of Kazachstania africana CBS 2517 chromosome 7, complete genome DNA encodes these proteins:
- the VHC1 gene encoding Vhc1p (similar to Saccharomyces cerevisiae YBR235W; ancestral locus Anc_6.146) has translation MGFYDIKGTHRPHASNTEDESVSLLSGSRRHSETYFNYQATPAAQKVSSKYDPTNPNKHKLGTYDGVFVPTALNVLSILMFLRFGFILGQLGIICTMGLLLLSYIINLLTTLSISAISTNGTVRGGGAYYMISRCLGPEFGGSIGLVFFLGQVFNSGMNAIGIVEPILYNLGQNISGGPQAALFPLLPRGEWFEFLYATTILFICIGIALVGSQTVSKAGNILFFVLVASIASVPLSVLFQSPFVEKSIIYTGPSWETLRTNLYPHFTEGAAGSLLKSKETFSSLFGVFFPATAGIFAGAGMSSELRKPSKSIPKGTLWGLLFTFICYAIVVISMSVSIPRDTLHKEVQIIQSVSFIQCIIFCGELATSLFSIIVGMVGASYVLEAISKDAILPSLDIFCKKPIISLLFTWFLTQLCLFSDVNKIASFITMTFLMTFIVMNLACFLLEIAAAPNFRPSFRYFDRYTALFGAITSVIAMIIVDGIIASALMFAMIILFLIIHYFCPPKSWGDVSQSLIYHQVRKYLLRLRQDNIKYWRPQILLFVDNPRTSWNLIKFCNHLKKGGLYILGHVTVCENFQSQFSELKIQRNAWMEIRDLASVKAFVQIAAGPTLLWGIRNVFLGSGLGGMKPNITVIGFYDLKSYRLKDQPVLNNLTASRNPKTNDVQINIPQEQLSSLPTDSCKYEQKIRVEQWVEIIEDLSLMQSNIAIGRGFASLVLPSKNTRGQKKGIIDLYPIQICGTMNGSQEYPSMVTSNFDTYTLILQLGAILVTVPDWKRTHSLRVILFVEREVDRSDEGQRITKLLQVLRIEAEIMVVSLEQFRVYNAIVKGDQTAMEYVNSMLKDNEWWSDLIEARRTLAPRRRFSTSNPVPMNPQHMKIQKSNTTKLQKLGASFKMSSSMPKEGLSTPVISDDSDEDTEQSTLKGSQLSIQQIARKLNHIRSKKEAEERIQGTVKMDKQFHRVKSKHNLKPAFSSLALPNTKVLEDGTGDKPTLVPVLDDQIIESSTGTSSRRKSVQPQLSPCCSQESLVAAMEKLKFDDLPSRAQHLILNDMMTQLSKNSKLIFSTLPVPALGTHKDPAASLDYVEDLDIWLEGLPPTMLINSQTVTVTTAL, from the coding sequence ATGGGGTTCTATGACATTAAAGGAACACATAGGCCACATGCATCGAATACAGAAGACGAATCAGTGTCATTACTATCTGGCTCTAGGCGACACAGTGAAACGTATTTCAATTATCAGGCGACACCAGCTGCACAAAAAGTTTCATCCAAATATGATCCGACAAATCCAAACAAGCACAAACTAGGCACTTATGATGGGGTCTTCGTGCCGACAGCTCTAAATGTTTTATCTATTTTGATGTTTCTCAGATTTGGTTTCATCCTTGGCCAATTAGGAATAATTTGCACAATGGGACTTCTGCTACTCAGTTATATCATCAACTTATTAACCACTCTCAGTATTTCTGCTATCTCTACAAACGGCACGGTGAGAGGGGGTGGTGCTTATTACATGATTTCAAGATGTTTAGGACCAGAATTTGGTGGCTCCATTGGATTAGTGTTCTTTTTAGGGCAAGTATTCAATAGTGGCATGAATGCTATTGGTATAGTGGAGCCAATACTGTATAACTTGGGACAAAATATATCTGGAGGACCTCAAGCTGCATTATTCCCTTTATTGCCAAGAGGCGAATGGTTTGAGTTCTTATATGCCACtacaattttatttatttgcATTGGAATCGCACTTGTCGGTTCTCAGACAGTTTCAAAAGCTGGAAATATCCTTTTCTTCGTCCTTGTAGCATCAATTGCATCCGTCCCATTATCTGTATTATTTCAATCTCCTTTCGTGGAAAAATCCATCATTTACACAGGCCCATCGTGGGAAACTCTTCGGACTAATTTATACCCTCACTTTACCGAAGGTGCTGCAGGCTCTTTATTGAAGTCTAAGGAAACCTTTAGCTCACTATTCGGAGTTTTCTTCCCAGCAACAGCTGGTATATTCGCCGGTGCAGGTATGTCAAGTGAACTACGTAAACCATCAAAATCCATCCCCAAAGGAACTCTGTGGGGACTTCTATTTACTTTTATTTGTTACGCCATCGTTGTCATTTCTATGAGTGTTTCAATTCCAAGAGATACCTTACATAAAGAAGtacaaattattcaatCTGTCAGCTTCATTcagtgcattattttttgcGGAGAATTAGCTACGTCTTTATTCTCCATAATTGTCGGTATGGTAGGTGCCTCTTACGTCCTAGAGGCTATTTCCAAAGATGCTATTTTACCATCTCTGGACATCTTTTGTAAGAAGCCCATCATTTCATTGCTATTTACGTGGTTTTTAACCCAACTATGTTTATTCTCAGATGTCAATAAGATTGCATCATTCATAACTATGACCTTTCTTATGACTTTCATAGTGATGAATTTGGCATGCTTTTTGTTAGAGATTGCCGCAGCTCCAAATTTCAGGCCGTCGTTCAGATACTTTGACAGGTACACCGCTTTATTTGGAGCAATAACCTCAGTTATTGCGATGATTATTGTAGATGGAATTATAGCATCTGCCTTGATGTTTGCAATGATTATACTTTTTCTaattattcattatttttgtcCACCCAAATCGTGGGGCGATGTTTCACAGAGCTTGATTTATCATCAAGTAAGAAAATACTTACTAAGATTGAGACAGgataatattaaatattGGAGGCCTCAAATTTTGCTTTTCGTTGATAATCCCAGAACAAGTTGGAACTTGATTAAATTTTGCAACCATTTAAAAAAAGGTGGTCTATATATACTGGGACATGTCACTGTCTGCGAAAATTTCCAAAGTCAATTCTCTGAGTTAAAGATCCAAAGGAACGCGTGGATGGAAATAAGAGATCTAGCAAGTGTTAAGGCATTTGTTCAAATTGCAGCGGGCCCAACATTGCTCTGGGGCATAAGAAACGTATTTCTTGGTTCAGGGTTGGGAGGAATGAAGCCGAACATTACCGTCATTGGGTTTTATGACCTAAAATCATACCGCCTAAAAGACCAACCAGTACTAAATAATTTAACGGCTTCAAGGAATCCCAAGACTAACGATGTCCAGATTAATATCCCACAAGAGCAGCTATCTTCATTACCTACAGACTCATGCAAATATGAACAAAAGATTAGAGTAGAGCAATGGGTGGAGATTATAGAAGATCTATCACTGATGCAATCTAATATTGCCATTGGCCGTGGCTTTGCTTCACTAGTTTTACCAAGCAAAAATACGAGAGGGCAGAAAAAAGGAATCATTGACTTATATCCGATTCAAATATGTGGAACAATGAACGGTTCACAAGAGTATCCATCTATGGTGACGTCGAATTTTGATACTTATACGTTAATACTGCAGTTAGGTGCAATTCTGGTCACCGTTCCTGACTGGAAACGTACTCACTCACTTCGGGTAATATTATTTGTGGAGAGAGAAGTTGACAGGAGTGATGAGGGCCAAAGAATAACAAAACTTCTACAGGTATTAAGAATTGAAGCTGAAATAATGGTAGTCTCGCTAGAACAATTTAGAGTTTACAATGCAATTGTGAAAGGTGATCAGACCGCGATGGAATATGTAAATTCCATGCTTAAAGACAATGAATGGTGGAGTGATCTTATAGAGGCAAGAAGAACGCTAGCTCCCAGGAGAAGATTTTCTACATCAAACCCCGTTCCTATGAATCCTCAACACATGAAGATACAAAAATCTAATACTACCAAACTCCAAAAATTAGGCgcttctttcaaaatgagCTCTAGTATGCCAAAAGAAGGCTTAAGCACACCAGTAATTAGTGATGATTCCGACGAAGATACTGAACAAAGTACTTTGAAGGGTTCTCAATTGTCAATCCAGCAAATTGCCAGAAAATTAAATCACATAAGATCGAAGAAGGAAGctgaagaaagaattcaGGGTACAGTAAAAATGGATAAACAGTTCCACAGGGTCAAATCGAAACATAATCTCAAGCCGGCATTTTCTAGTCTTGCTTTGCCAAATACTAAAGTTTTAGAAGATGGTACAGGTGATAAACCAACATTGGTTCCTGTACTAGATGATCAAATAATAGAAAGTAGTACTGGCACAAGTTCAAGACGCAAATCCGTACAACCCCAACTGTCTCCATGCTGCTCGCAAGAAAGTTTAGTGGCTGCAATGGAAAAActgaaatttgatgatttgcCCAGTCGCGCACAACACctaattttgaatgatatgATGACCCAGTTATCgaaaaattcgaaattgatattttcaacgTTACCTGTCCCAGCATTAGGCACCCATAAAGACCCAGCTGCAAGTTTAGATTATGTGGAAGATTTGGATATCTGGCTAGAAGGATTACCACCCACTATGCTAATTAACTCACAGACGGTTACTGTCACGACAGCATTATAA
- the ABD1 gene encoding mRNA (guanine-N7)-methyltransferase (similar to Saccharomyces cerevisiae ABD1 (YBR236C); ancestral locus Anc_6.147): MLPEKPVWMSQEDYDKQYGNIKKDVVKEVPTATPADTTHLVQAPDHPEEDAEAKPAFKIHKRRHHRYDIEEKRKRVEVQKMREEQFKKHEIEMTANRTINVDQIVREHYNERTMIANRSKRNLSPIIKLRNFNNAIKFMLIEKYTKKGDVVLELACGKGGDLRKYGNVGISQFIGIDISNASIQEAHKRYRSMKNLDYQVILITGDCFGESLGVAVEPFPECRFPCDVVSTQFCLHYAFEAEEKARRALLNVSKSLKIGGYFFGTIPDSEFIRYKLNKFGTDVEKPGWENSIYRVKFENNEYQKNGYEFPSPYGQMYTYWLEDAIDNVPEYVVPFETLRSLADEYGMELELQLPFNKFFVQEIPHWINRFSPRMMEGLQRSDGKFGVEGEEKEAASYFYTMFAFRKVRNPVE; this comes from the coding sequence ATGTTGCCAGAGAAGCCAGTATGGATGTCTCAAGAAGATTATGACAAGCAATATGGGAATATAAAGAAGGATGTCGTTAAAGAGGTACCAACTGCTACCCCTGCCGACACCACACATTTGGTTCAAGCACCAGACCATCCTGAAGAAGACGCAGAAGCTAAGCCAGCTTTCAAGATACACAAGCGTAGACACCATAGGTATGATATTGAGGAAAAGAGGAAGAGAGTAGAAGTTCAAAAGATGAGAGAAGAACAATTCAAAAAGCATGAAATTGAGATGACTGCTAACAGGACCATCAATGTGGACCAGATTGTGAGGGAACACTACAATGAGAGGACCATGATAGCGAACAGATCCAAGAGAAATTTATCGCCGATTATTAAGCTACGTAACTTCAATAATGCCATCAAATTCATGTTAATTGAGAAATATACAAAAAAGGGCGATGTCGTCCTAGAATTGGCCTGTGGTAAAGGTGGTGACTTAAGGAAGTATGGTAATGTTGGAATCTCACAGTTTATTGGAATTGATATTTCTAATGCATCCATTCAGGAAGCTCATAAAAGATATAGATCAATGAAGAACCTGGATTATCAGGTTATTCTTATCACAGGAGACTGTTTTGGCGAGTCCCTTGGTGTTGCTGTTGAACCATTTCCTGAATGTAGATTTCCCTGTGATGTGGTATCTACGCAATTCTGTCTTCACTATGCTTTCGAAGCAGAAGAAAAGGCCAGAAGGGCCCTTTTAAATGTGAGTAAATCACTGAAAATTGGtggatatttttttggcaCAATACCTGATTCTGAATTTATTAGGTATAAACTGAACAAATTTGGAACTGATGTTGAAAAGCCGGGCTGGGAGAATTCTATCTACAGggtaaaatttgaaaataatgaatatcaaaaaaatggcTACGAATTTCCTTCACCCTACGGGCAGATGTATACATATTGGTTAGAAGACGCGATCGATAATGTTCCTGAGTATGTTGTTCCTTTCGAAACTTTGAGAAGTCTGGCAGATGAATATGGCATGGAGCTTGAACTACAATTAccatttaataaattttttgtcCAAGAAATTCCACACTGGATCAATAGATTTTCTCCAAGAATGATGGAAGGCTTGCAAAGATCAGATGGAAAATTCGGTGTCGAAggtgaagaaaaggaagcAGCATCCTATTTTTATACGATGTTTGCATTCCGTAAAGTTCGAAACCCTGTAGAGTAG
- the PRP5 gene encoding DEAD-box RNA helicase PRP5 (similar to Saccharomyces cerevisiae PRP5 (YBR237W); ancestral locus Anc_6.148) encodes MTNKAESFSEKDQLLKERRAKLAKWKQKKAQFDLEKKQTKSSQPEVNESQITNIRQDASAEDKLAARRKRLEEWKSKKRNISDVNKSDEPKNKRPKKTTRIEFEDSDTEISEPAVALFRPDSISGQDDADFTLNRQYHDDVDPLDALMNGLTGGEDSKGTTSRGDVLDETTVSDFDDSDIVVTDDEFEAKNFKRIARMKSLKKVTEVKYDKNNLEPFQKVFYQETPEIRNMTADEVSELRLNLDNIKIKGHGCPNPITRWSQLGLNTSIMNSIKNVMKFQELTPIQAQALPAIMSGRDVIGISKTGSGKTISYLLPLLRQVKSQRDLSNSETGPIGLVLAPTRELALQIHEEINKLINDDASLNCICCTGGSELKDQISSVKRGVKIVVATPGRFIDLLTINSGKLLSTGRITFVVMDEADRLFDMGFEPQVTQIMKAIRPDKQCVLFSATFSNKIRSFAMRVLKNPITITINSNNIVNENVSQNFRVCESDTQKFDELISLLKERNDKHEAQEGFEESDNLQDNKTIIFVASQQICDILETNLVSSGFEIFSIHAGKPYQERVLNLEKYRRTRNSLLLCTEVLSRGLNVPEVSLVIIYNAVKTFAQYIHTTGRTARGNSKGKAVSFLLKDELAAAYILKKAMREHDFENQDPLDLTHLNAMNAEFEKGMNSGQYKLFSGFGGKGLENMDTKREKKEQEEKLGFENNIKASAASEGSISAGSTSKPVNQLSTDEIQMPKLEHKIVKTSEVDGSVVFSAEVYVNDLPQLVRWEATKNTTLMFVKHETGCSITNKGKFYPEGSKPKNASDEPKLYLLIEGHEEKSVKLSIELLETKVKEGIKKIEYQTIKSNKY; translated from the coding sequence ATGACCAACAAAGCAGAAAGTTTCAGTGAAAAAGATCagcttttgaaagaaagaagagcCAAATTAGCCAAATGGAAGCAGAAAAAGGCACAGTTCgatcttgaaaagaaacaaacGAAAAGCAGTCAACCTGAAGTAAATGAATCTCAAATTACTAACATTAGACAAGATGCATCTGCAGAAGATAAACTAGCGGCGAGAAGGAAAAGACTTGAAGAATGGAAGTCAAAAAAACGAAATATAAGTGATGTTAATAAGTCGGATGAGCCAAAGAATAAACGTCCCAAGAAAACTACCAGGATAGAGTTCGAAGATAGTGACACTGAAATTAGTGAACCAGCGGTGGCACTGTTTAGGCCTGACTCCATTAGTGGGCAGGACGATGCAGATTTTACTTTAAATCGACAATATCATGACGACGTGGATCCTCTGGATGCACTTATGAATGGCTTAACCGGAGGTGAGGACAGCAAGGGAACTACATCTAGAGGAGATGTTTTAGATGAAACTACTGTTAgtgattttgatgatagTGACATAGTGGTGACTGATGATGAGTTTGAAGCAAAAAACTTCAAACGTATAGCGAGAATGAAATCGTTAAAAAAGGTCACAGAAGTAAAATATGATAAGAACAATCTGGaaccatttcaaaaagtgTTCTATCAAGAAACTCCAGAAATCAGAAACATGACAGCGGATGAAGTTTCTGAATTACGGTTAAATTtagataatattaaaattaaaggGCATGGTTGTCCAAATCCCATAACAAGATGGTCGCAGTTAGGTCTCAACAcatcaataatgaattcGATAAAAAATGTCATGAAGTTTCAGGAGCTTACACCAATTCAAGCTCAAGCATTGCCAGCAATCATGAGTGGTAGAGACGTTATTGGTATTTCAAAGACCGGTTCTGGTAAAACGATATCATATCTACTTCCATTATTGAGGCAAGTAAAGAGTCAGAGAGACCTATCTAATTCTGAAACAGGGCCGATCGGACTTGTGCTCGCCCCTACAAGGGAATTAGCTTTGCAAATAcatgaagaaatcaataagTTGATCAATGACGATGcatcattgaattgtatCTGCTGTACTGGAGGCTCAGAACTGAAAGATCAGATTTCTTCAGTCAAAAGGGGGGTTAAAATAGTGGTAGCTACTCCTGGTAGATTCATAGACCTGCTGACAATAAATTCAGGAAAACTTTTAAGCACAGGGAGAATAACATTTGTTGTTATGGATGAAGCAGATAGATTATTTGACATGGGATTTGAACCACAAGTTactcaaataatgaaagcTATCCGACCTGACAAGCAGTGTGTACTTTTCAGTGCAACATTTTCGAATAAAATACGAAGCTTTGCTATGAGAGTACTAAAAAATCCTATAACCATAACAATCAACTCAAATAATATcgttaatgaaaatgttaGCCAAAATTTTAGGGTATGTGAATCTGACACACAGAAGTTTGATGAACTAATATCccttttgaaagaaagaaatgacaAGCACGAAGCACAAGAAGGTTTTGAAGAGTCGGATAATCTACAAGATAATAaaactattatttttgtaGCCAGTCAACAGATTTGTGATATATTAGAGACTAATTTAGTAAGTTCTGGATTTGAGATCTTTTCTATTCATGCTGGGAAACCTTATCAAGAAAGGGTGCTAAATCTAGAGAAATACAGACGAACCAGAAATAGTCTTCTATTGTGTACTGAAGTCTTGTCTAGGGGACTAAACGTTCCCGAAGTGTCACTGGTCATTATTTATAATGCAGTCAAGACTTTTGCCCAATACATACATACGACTGGCAGGACTGCTAGAGGGAATTCAAAAGGTAAGGctgtttcatttttattgaaagatgaattaGCAGCTGCATATATCTTGAAGAAAGCAATGCGGGAACATGACTTCGAAAATCAGGATCCTCTGGATCTAACACATCTGAATGCAATGAACGCGGAGTTCGAAAAGGGTATGAACTCTGGGCAATATAAACTGTTTTCTGGTTTTGGCGGTAAAGGTCTAGAAAATATGGATACTAAGAGGGAAAAGAAGGAacaagaagagaaattgggatttgaaaataatataaaagCAAGTGCCGCATCCGAAGGAAGCATCTCTGCTGGGTCTACCTCAAAACCTGTTAACCAACTTTCTACTGATGAAATACAAATGCCTAAATTAGAACATAAAATTGTAAAGACATCAGAAGTTGATGGCAGCGTGGTTTTTAGTGCAGAAGTTTATGTCAATGATCTACCGCAGCTTGTAAGATGGGAAGCTACAAAAAATACAACGTTAATGTTCGTGAAGCATGAAACAGGTTGTAGTATCACAAACAAGGGTAAATTTTACCCGGAAGGCTCAAAGCCGAAGAATGCAAGTGACGAGCCAAAACTGTATCTTCTCATAGAAGGCCACGAGGAAAAAAGTGTCAAATTGAGCATTGAACTTCTTGAAACTAAGGTTAAAGAAGgtataaagaaaatagaatACCAAACAATTAAGAGCAATAAGTATTAG
- the KAFR0G03490 gene encoding uncharacterized protein (similar to Saccharomyces cerevisiae YBR238C and RMD9 (YGL107C); ancestral locus Anc_6.150), whose amino-acid sequence MFRVAQQSQPLKGKLPNQFIPAKHIYNPHAAEFNSTMNQPQNNAMPINNGPVGQMNMMNGAPSQNQMNVDFMYEMNPNSQSMKDVPLNNSNSNNHKNRNNNHEGLYRNDSNKNSRGHQFNFKNQSRNNDSQNHNSNTSNNTSVSPNSPWFQKVCAFEDCVSQTLYMSQTPRRKNIKHRSEHPNSNANPLFWDSIGRAMGLYHDLINTPELNSDRVSKLVHLLHNGLRANRNQLTRMNKKPDYDSQSFHKEMTNYLCKSLREISDDVLNSKVELNEYGAMHLITAFKELLLFEEAVQIWKNAINGSNSYTSNIFLNPRVVGVILPILYDNGVSYPEIQTLYEKSSSMINYFHPNLSVGMIRASLSASENEMALQLFQKLCEESTEMKYGYLIETHLSFIGECKDLNVAQTFFDKALNDEMPYKIDLQVSYVKSFLRNIWNQTHDFNHIYQIWYKSSLHYGRNVNHGISSSLNDTFFDIFFENFANDKVQGFQTLQNLIQTYNNIKKIDEPFFNIILAKCTIWHDRTILEYIDKSYELYHIPKTIVAYRILLKSMGSVDDTSNVEILQRWIDLIRKSDEIGQRFIANADWAALRDATVTWTQANRDKGISGKATPPTPSPTPSPNSGMGNVNDADFYSHPAFQALNASGAFDDMGNDSSASTAVPSGASSPSAPVPLMKSQQLPVIDARLVLYLKIVKRYSPYCRDSRQLARLTTGTAVKYSVLQEVLNQFQTLEVSEIPIPELQNLKPTCV is encoded by the coding sequence ATGTTTAGGGTTGCCCAGCAATCTCAACCATTGAAGGGTAAGTTACCGAATCAGTTCATTCCTGCAAAACATATCTATAATCCACATGCGGCGGAATTCAATTCTACGATGAATCAGCCACAAAATAACGCCATGCCAATCAACAACGGGCCTGTAGGTCAAATGAATATGATGAATGGAGCACCATCacaaaatcaaatgaatGTAGATTTTATGTACGAAATGAATCCAAATTCACAATCTATGAAAGATGTaccattgaataattctAATAGTAACAATCATAAAAACCGTAATAACAATCATGAGGGCCTTTACAGAAATGATAGCAACAAGAATTCCCGTGGACatcaattcaatttcaaaaatcaatCTAGGAATAACGATTCTCAGAACCACAATTCGAATACTTCTAATAACACTTCCGTTAGTCCAAATTCTCCATGGTTCCAAAAAGTCTGTGCTTTCGAAGATTGTGTATCCCAGACATTATACATGTCTCAAACTCCAAGACGGAAAAACATTAAGCATCGTTCAGAACACCCTAATTCAAATGCCAATCCGTTATTTTGGGATTCCATCGGTAGAGCCATGGGTTTATATCACGACTTGATCAACACCCCAGAATTAAATTCTGACAGAGTATCCAAATTGGTTCATTTGTTACACAATGGTTTAAGAGCAAACAGAAATCAACTAACCAGAATGAACAAAAAACCTGATTACGATTCTCAATCCTTTCATAAGGAAATGACTAACTACCTTTGTAAATCATTAAGAGAAATATCCGATGATGTATTGAATAGTAAAGTGGAATTAAACGAATATGGTGCCATGCATTTGATTACTGCATTCAAAGaattactattatttgaagaagccgttcaaatttggaaaaatgcTATAAATGGATCTAACTCTTACACATCCAATATCTTCTTGAATCCAAGAGTCGTTGGTGTTATTTTGCCAATATTGTACGATAACGGTGTCTCATATCCTGAAATTCAAACACTTTACGAAAAATCTTCCTCTATGATCAATTACTTCCATCCTAATTTATCCGTTGGTATGATTAGAGCCTCATTGTCTGCaagtgaaaatgaaatggcCTTACAACTATTCCAAAAGTTATGTGAAGAATCTACTGAAATGAAATATGGGTACTTAATTGAAACGCATTTGTCCTTTATTGGTGAATGCAAAGATTTGAACGTAGCACAAACATTTTTCGACAAAGCTTTAAATGACGAGATGCCATATAAGATTGATTTGCAAGTTTCTTACgtaaaatcatttttaagaaatatttggaatcAAACCCACGACTTCAACCACATTTACCAAATATGGTATAAATCCTCATTACATTATGGTAGAAACGTTAATCATggtatttcttcttcattgaatgaTACTTTCTTCgatattttcttcgaaAATTTTGCTAATGATAAAGTTCAAGGTTTCCAAACgttacaaaatttgattcaaacatataataatattaagaAAATCGACgaaccatttttcaacattatATTAGCCAAGTGTACTATCTGGCATGACAGAACAATATTAGAGTACATCGATAAGAGTTACGAACTATATCACATTCCAAAGACTATTGTAGCATACAGAATTTTACTAAAATCCATGGGATCCGTGGATGACACTTCTAATGTGGAGATATTACAAAGATGGATCGACTTAATTCGTAAGTCGGATGAAATTGGGCAACGATTTATTGCCAATGCTGATTGGGCTGCTTTAAGAGATGCAACTGTGACATGGACTCAAGCTAACAGAGACAAAGGAATTTCAGGTAAAGCTACTCCACCAACTCCATCTCCAACGCCATCTCCTAACAGTGGAATGGGTAATGTTAATGATGCTGACTTTTATTCCCACCCAGCATTTCAAGCTTTGAACGCTTCTGGGGCCTTTGATGATATGGGCAATGACTCTTCGGCTTCAACAGCTGTTCCAAGTGGAGCTTCTTCTCCGTCTGCCCCAGTGCCATTAATGAAAAGTCAGCAATTACCTGTCATTGATGCAAGATTAGTATTATATCTGAAGATTGTCAAGCGTTACTCCCCTTACTGTCGTGATTCCAGACAATTGGCAAGACTAACAACTGGTACTGCTGTCAAGTATTCAGTACTTCAAGAGGTACTCAACCAATTTCAAACTTTGGAAGTAAGCGAAATCCCAATCCCTGAAttgcaaaatttgaagCCTACATGCGTGTAA